Proteins from one Juglans microcarpa x Juglans regia isolate MS1-56 chromosome 1S, Jm3101_v1.0, whole genome shotgun sequence genomic window:
- the LOC121246769 gene encoding uncharacterized protein LOC121246769: protein MDLQPPRPNPSEPNKQSRSQQQPALHQSDADDDDENVKQLNECSSLYLSLQECLNNTNRNWKSCQMEVQALRACNERRKK, encoded by the exons ATGGACCTTCAGCCACCACGACCTAACCCAAGCGAGCCTAACAAGCAGTCTCGGTCTCAGCAGCAACCAGCTCTTCACCAGAGCGATGCGGACGATGACGACGAGAATGTGAAGCAGCTCAACGAGTGTTCTTCTCTCTATTTGTCCCTTCAG GAATGTCTTAATAATACTAACAGGAATTGGAAATCTTGCCAGATGG AAGTTCAAGCTTTGAGGGCGTGcaatgaaagaaggaaaaaatga